One genomic window of Thalassoroseus pseudoceratinae includes the following:
- a CDS encoding DUF6263 family protein: MKRLICGGLLTCFLGAMQVVQAADPVQLRYKFTPGEVNTYQTTNKTKQEVSVAGQEISNTVDMTITATRGVERKTEDGLFRVKSTNKRIRVQGDFGPAGKYKFDSEALEPETGSILSDSLNPVFASLGSVEVSFTVSDQGEVRDVSGYEEALAGIVKDGPAAAAFSGGGSNEAFKSSLSDTLPRLPEEAVKVGDSWELPYDLTLKGLGKFKGTRTYTLDEVAEKDGRQIATISMDLELEGTIELKQGPAKVTGTFEVSDSDAKYHFDLESGRIASSELKFTIDGKLNTDINNQTIMTELSQEQTTTTKLMEKAE, encoded by the coding sequence ATGAAACGACTGATTTGCGGCGGACTGCTGACGTGTTTTCTCGGTGCGATGCAGGTCGTTCAGGCGGCCGATCCGGTGCAGCTTCGGTACAAGTTCACTCCTGGCGAAGTCAACACGTACCAAACAACCAACAAGACCAAGCAAGAAGTTTCGGTAGCCGGGCAGGAAATTAGCAACACCGTCGATATGACGATCACCGCGACCCGTGGGGTCGAACGCAAAACGGAAGATGGGCTTTTCCGCGTCAAATCGACCAACAAACGCATCCGAGTTCAAGGCGATTTCGGTCCCGCCGGCAAATACAAGTTCGACTCCGAAGCGTTGGAACCGGAAACCGGTTCGATTCTCTCGGATTCGCTCAATCCGGTGTTCGCTAGCCTTGGTAGCGTTGAAGTCAGTTTCACCGTATCCGATCAAGGGGAAGTTCGCGACGTCTCCGGTTATGAAGAAGCCTTGGCAGGAATCGTCAAAGACGGACCAGCCGCCGCGGCATTCAGTGGCGGTGGTTCCAACGAAGCCTTCAAGTCCAGCCTGTCCGACACACTTCCACGTTTGCCGGAAGAGGCTGTCAAAGTTGGTGACAGCTGGGAGTTGCCTTACGATCTTACACTGAAAGGCTTGGGAAAGTTCAAAGGCACGCGGACTTACACACTTGACGAAGTAGCCGAAAAGGATGGGCGCCAAATCGCTACCATTTCGATGGATTTGGAACTGGAAGGCACGATCGAGCTCAAACAAGGACCGGCGAAAGTCACGGGCACATTCGAGGTTTCCGATTCGGATGCGAAATACCATTTCGATTTGGAATCCGGTCGCATCGCCTCTTCGGAATTGAAGTTCACGATCGACGGAAAATTGAACACAGACATCAACAACCAAACCATCATGACGGAATTATCGCAAGAACAAACCACGACGACGAAGCTGATGGAAAAAGCCGAATAA
- a CDS encoding sulfatase family protein has protein sequence MHALGSLVSTLLVVCWSTFAFAADTKSSPNFVIVLADDMTYTDLGCFGNSDVHTPNLDRLASEGMKLTRCFSPAPMCAPTRSALYTGLFPVRNGAHPNHSRVRDGVRSLPHFLKPLGYRVALAGKRHIKPMKSFPFEYLGKGKQLDFPAIREFVKRDSSQPFCLVVTSNHPHEPWSNGDPAQYDADELTVPPYLVDTPATRDALTKYYAEITAFDQQVKRVLNILEQTGNTKSTLVSVFTEQGSSFPHCKWTCYDTGLQAAGIVRWPGVVKPNSESSALVQYVDIPPTLIAAAGGDPSEFDFDGTNFLPVLKGDRSTHREYVYGVQTSKGIIAGPDAYGIRSVRDTRYKLIWNINHDNKFQNIITDRHPVFQEWKRQADDDNQFALERVSNYQKRPEFEFYDLETDPFELKNLADASEYQAEKERLHRQLDQWMKQQGDTGNETELDALNRQGRKK, from the coding sequence ATGCATGCGCTCGGTTCGTTGGTTAGCACTTTGCTGGTGGTGTGTTGGTCGACTTTCGCATTCGCGGCCGATACCAAGTCGTCGCCAAATTTCGTCATTGTGCTCGCGGATGACATGACCTACACCGATCTCGGATGTTTCGGCAACTCAGATGTCCACACGCCGAACTTGGATCGGCTCGCGTCGGAGGGCATGAAGCTCACACGGTGTTTCTCTCCCGCGCCGATGTGCGCTCCAACTCGCTCAGCGCTTTACACGGGTTTATTCCCGGTCCGCAATGGAGCCCACCCGAATCACAGCCGTGTCCGCGACGGTGTTCGTAGCTTGCCTCATTTTTTGAAGCCGTTGGGTTATCGAGTCGCGTTGGCTGGCAAACGTCACATCAAGCCGATGAAGTCCTTTCCGTTTGAATACCTTGGCAAAGGCAAGCAACTTGACTTCCCGGCTATTCGCGAATTCGTGAAACGCGATTCTTCGCAACCGTTTTGTTTGGTTGTCACGTCGAATCACCCGCACGAACCGTGGTCGAACGGAGACCCTGCCCAGTACGACGCCGATGAATTGACCGTCCCACCGTATCTCGTCGACACCCCTGCCACACGCGACGCCCTAACGAAGTACTACGCCGAGATCACCGCGTTCGATCAACAGGTCAAACGGGTCTTGAACATCTTGGAACAAACTGGCAATACGAAGTCCACGTTGGTGAGCGTCTTCACGGAGCAGGGGTCGAGTTTCCCACACTGCAAATGGACCTGCTATGACACCGGCTTGCAAGCCGCCGGAATCGTACGTTGGCCGGGAGTTGTGAAACCCAATTCTGAATCGTCCGCGTTGGTGCAGTACGTGGATATCCCTCCCACGTTGATTGCTGCCGCCGGTGGCGATCCGTCCGAATTTGACTTCGATGGCACTAACTTTCTGCCGGTCCTCAAAGGGGACCGTTCAACGCACCGGGAGTACGTGTATGGCGTGCAAACATCGAAAGGCATTATCGCCGGTCCCGACGCCTACGGAATTCGATCCGTTCGCGATACACGGTACAAACTCATTTGGAACATCAACCACGACAACAAATTTCAGAACATCATCACGGATCGACATCCCGTATTTCAGGAATGGAAACGTCAAGCGGACGACGACAACCAATTCGCCTTGGAACGAGTTTCCAACTATCAGAAACGTCCGGAGTTCGAGTTCTACGATTTAGAAACCGATCCGTTTGAATTGAAGAACCTCGCCGATGCAAGCGAGTACCAAGCCGAAAAAGAGCGTTTGCATCGGCAACTCGACCAATGGATGAAACAACAAGGCGATACCGGCAACGAAACCGAATTAGACGCGCTCAATCGACAAGGGCGGAAAAAATAA
- a CDS encoding sulfatase family protein, whose translation MSAPVTKHGLATILGICLLATLLSCTADAATAKPPNFIVVFCDNLGYGDIEPFGSTLHRTPNLNRMAREGRKFTHFCVTAGVCTPSRASLMTGCYSQRIGLHTNPRDGWVLRPVSRYGLNPNEKTIAEVLKPQGYATGMVGKWHLGDQPPFLPTRQGFDWFFGVPYSDDMTARVWEKDGSKWPPLPLMDNETVIEAPCDRNGLTKRYTERAMEWIAEHKDQPFFLYFPQAMPGSTRTPFSSDAFRGKSKNGPWGDAIEELDWSIGQMLDQLVELGIAENTLVIWTSDNGAPINRDLDDLSRGSNRPLHGRGYTTSEGAFRVPTIVWQPGVVPAGTVCDEIATTMDLLPTFAHLAGTQPPQDRVIDGHDISDLITGEANAKTPYEAFYYYQQEQLQAVRSGEWKLFLPLDSWQSHPHFSKNRPAKPLLFNVAKDMGCDKNVASEHPEIVARLTKLAEEARQELGDTNRPGAGARPRGQIAAEKVRPILLPETTAKPTPKK comes from the coding sequence ATGAGTGCCCCCGTCACGAAGCACGGTTTGGCGACAATTCTCGGCATCTGCTTACTTGCGACATTGCTGAGTTGCACCGCCGACGCTGCAACCGCAAAGCCGCCGAACTTTATCGTCGTGTTTTGCGATAACCTCGGCTATGGCGATATCGAGCCGTTCGGTTCGACACTCCATCGCACCCCCAATTTGAATCGGATGGCTCGCGAAGGGCGGAAGTTCACGCACTTCTGTGTCACCGCCGGTGTCTGCACGCCATCGCGGGCCAGTCTGATGACAGGCTGTTATTCGCAGCGAATCGGTCTGCACACGAATCCCCGCGACGGTTGGGTGTTGCGACCGGTCTCCCGATACGGTTTGAACCCGAACGAAAAAACCATCGCCGAAGTCTTGAAGCCTCAGGGATACGCCACCGGAATGGTCGGGAAATGGCATCTCGGTGACCAACCACCATTTCTCCCAACGCGACAGGGGTTCGATTGGTTCTTCGGTGTGCCATACTCGGATGACATGACCGCACGCGTCTGGGAGAAAGACGGCTCAAAATGGCCACCGTTACCATTGATGGACAATGAAACCGTCATTGAAGCCCCCTGCGATCGCAACGGGCTCACGAAACGCTACACCGAACGGGCGATGGAATGGATCGCCGAGCACAAGGATCAACCATTCTTCCTGTACTTCCCGCAGGCCATGCCCGGCAGCACCCGCACGCCGTTTTCGAGTGACGCATTTCGCGGAAAGAGCAAGAACGGACCGTGGGGGGATGCGATCGAAGAACTTGATTGGTCCATCGGACAGATGCTCGATCAACTGGTGGAACTCGGGATTGCGGAGAACACGCTCGTCATTTGGACGTCCGACAACGGTGCCCCGATCAACCGGGATTTGGATGACCTCAGTCGCGGTTCCAATCGCCCGCTGCACGGTCGCGGTTACACCACCAGCGAAGGTGCGTTCCGCGTGCCAACGATCGTGTGGCAACCCGGCGTCGTTCCGGCGGGAACCGTATGCGACGAAATCGCCACCACAATGGACCTACTCCCCACGTTCGCCCATCTCGCGGGAACGCAACCGCCGCAAGATCGCGTAATCGACGGGCATGATATCTCCGATCTCATCACCGGCGAAGCGAACGCGAAAACACCTTACGAAGCGTTTTATTATTATCAACAAGAGCAGTTGCAAGCGGTGCGGTCAGGTGAATGGAAGTTGTTTCTCCCATTGGACTCATGGCAAAGTCACCCGCACTTTTCGAAGAATCGGCCTGCAAAACCGTTGCTGTTCAATGTGGCCAAAGACATGGGTTGTGACAAGAATGTGGCGAGCGAACATCCGGAAATCGTGGCTCGATTGACGAAACTTGCCGAAGAAGCTCGTCAGGAACTCGGTGACACCAACCGTCCTGGTGCCGGTGCTCGCCCACGTGGTCAAATCGCTGCTGAGAAAGTCCGACCGATTTTGCTCCCTGAAACCACCGCAAAACCGACACCGAAGAAGTAG
- a CDS encoding DUF1990 domain-containing protein gives MFRWRKPSDAEIARFITDQADAQWNYTDVGSTREHNPPAGFIVDHTRVKIGEGQAVYEAACHALRQWRQFQLGWVSLHHSEFPPEPDRVVAVLAHTLSLWVLNAARIVYELEEDTPVKRYAYAYGTLPKHVERGEERFQIDWDPATNAVHYDILAFSQPRHILTKIGFLYTRRKQKQFARNSVQVMQQTVANAPTRT, from the coding sequence ATGTTTCGATGGCGTAAGCCGAGTGACGCGGAGATTGCCCGCTTCATCACCGACCAAGCCGATGCTCAGTGGAACTACACGGACGTGGGTTCCACTCGCGAGCACAATCCGCCTGCGGGGTTCATCGTCGATCACACACGGGTGAAAATCGGTGAGGGGCAAGCTGTCTACGAGGCGGCCTGCCACGCCCTGCGGCAATGGCGGCAGTTCCAACTGGGTTGGGTGTCGCTGCACCACTCCGAGTTCCCCCCGGAACCAGACCGCGTGGTGGCAGTGTTGGCACACACGCTGAGTCTTTGGGTTCTGAACGCCGCCCGTATCGTTTATGAATTGGAAGAGGATACACCAGTAAAACGCTACGCCTACGCATACGGCACGCTACCAAAGCACGTCGAACGGGGCGAGGAACGTTTTCAGATTGACTGGGACCCCGCGACAAACGCCGTCCATTACGACATCCTCGCGTTCTCACAACCACGCCACATTCTCACCAAGATCGGCTTTCTCTACACCCGCCGCAAACAAAAGCAATTCGCGAGAAACTCCGTCCAGGTCATGCAACAGACGGTCGCAAATGCCCCCACAAGAACGTAG
- a CDS encoding glycosyltransferase family 87 protein: MSLRLVPPIRLHSEKAAARWKTVVITLGLIAFAVQWVRVGSKEVGDFKLHWEFGRRLVAGEYLYGEFNTDLPYLPFWALAHAPLTVLPVRAAQVVLVPLFLLAFWRLTRTLGKLSDRHWPIDKDRAFWLMVFATLMASRFLIRDVLECGVNLLLVTLAWLSFHLWTKKRDVLGGSCLGFAVALKMTPALFIVWFAWKRQWKIVASSLTVTAALMLSPMLIMGWDSFALVHKVWFQNASRGLVNTDPSQGVLGEEPLQNMALRPALGRYLMTLPPGHDARIDHPAYVDFLSLPPNQAAWAIKLILLTLAGGVFWQFRRSASDRNDPRLLWEAAAISVMILLYSPLTWGQHCVGVLPILYLLLRGQLANRSLPKVSGILLAAYVFTVLVLNRTFIGKTGTYLLDSYHLPTYCLLGLLITAMIGHARVRVSSESEARVTETPPNLDGRLCGANS; this comes from the coding sequence ATGTCGCTCCGTTTGGTTCCGCCGATTCGTTTGCACTCCGAGAAAGCGGCGGCGCGATGGAAGACGGTTGTCATCACGCTCGGACTCATTGCGTTTGCGGTGCAGTGGGTGCGGGTGGGTAGCAAGGAAGTCGGTGACTTCAAACTCCACTGGGAATTCGGTCGGCGGTTGGTTGCCGGGGAATATCTTTACGGCGAATTCAACACCGATTTGCCTTACTTGCCGTTCTGGGCGTTGGCTCATGCTCCGTTGACGGTTCTTCCCGTGAGAGCTGCTCAGGTGGTGTTGGTGCCATTGTTTCTGTTGGCATTTTGGAGACTGACACGCACACTCGGCAAACTATCGGACCGGCATTGGCCGATCGACAAAGACCGAGCGTTCTGGCTGATGGTATTCGCTACATTGATGGCGTCGCGGTTTTTGATTCGAGATGTGCTCGAGTGCGGCGTCAATTTGTTACTGGTCACGCTGGCGTGGTTGTCATTCCATTTGTGGACGAAAAAACGCGATGTGCTCGGTGGGAGTTGTCTGGGGTTCGCAGTCGCACTCAAAATGACGCCCGCACTGTTCATCGTCTGGTTTGCGTGGAAACGACAATGGAAGATCGTCGCGAGTTCACTCACGGTGACGGCGGCGTTGATGCTTTCACCGATGTTGATCATGGGGTGGGACAGTTTCGCATTGGTCCACAAAGTCTGGTTTCAAAACGCCTCCCGAGGGTTGGTGAACACGGACCCTTCGCAAGGTGTGCTCGGTGAAGAACCGCTGCAAAACATGGCTCTTCGGCCCGCGTTGGGGCGGTACTTGATGACGCTCCCCCCCGGTCACGATGCCCGTATCGATCACCCGGCGTACGTGGACTTCTTGAGTCTTCCGCCCAACCAAGCAGCGTGGGCCATTAAACTCATTTTGCTGACACTAGCGGGTGGTGTGTTTTGGCAATTCCGGCGATCCGCGAGTGATCGAAATGATCCACGGTTGCTCTGGGAAGCGGCGGCGATCTCGGTGATGATTTTGTTGTACTCACCGCTGACCTGGGGCCAACACTGCGTCGGTGTGTTGCCGATTTTGTATTTGCTGCTCCGCGGTCAACTCGCGAATCGATCGCTACCGAAGGTCAGTGGCATTCTGCTGGCGGCGTATGTGTTTACGGTATTGGTGCTCAATCGCACGTTCATCGGCAAGACGGGCACGTACCTGCTCGACAGTTATCACCTGCCGACCTACTGTTTGCTCGGTTTGTTGATCACCGCGATGATTGGGCATGCTCGCGTGAGGGTTTCCAGTGAATCCGAAGCGAGAGTCACCGAGACTCCGCCCAACCTCGACGGCCGACTCTGCGGAGCAAACTCGTAG
- a CDS encoding SDR family NAD(P)-dependent oxidoreductase encodes MQLEGKNALITGASKGIGGAIAIELARRGANVAINYHSDTAGANAVAEEVRKLGRQALLLQADVSEQSVVEDMVAQTVAEFGSLDRFVSNAVYSDRERMIDAKMKGFRRTIDVTMWGAFYGVRAASQQMVKQGGGGAICVVSSPHAVIPIPTAMAYNMAKAAIDHMARTAAIELTEHKINVNIVHPGWIDTPGERKFFSEEQIQEGAKGLPWGRLGQPEEIAKAVAYVLSPDAEYMTGSTLTIDGGVSLPWWSNRDEGAM; translated from the coding sequence ATGCAGTTGGAAGGCAAGAACGCGTTAATCACCGGAGCGTCAAAAGGCATCGGCGGGGCCATTGCCATCGAATTGGCCCGACGCGGTGCGAATGTGGCGATCAACTACCACTCCGACACCGCAGGAGCCAACGCCGTCGCCGAGGAAGTGCGGAAGCTCGGTCGCCAAGCGTTGCTGCTGCAAGCGGATGTTTCCGAGCAATCGGTCGTCGAAGACATGGTCGCCCAGACGGTCGCCGAGTTCGGAAGTCTCGATCGGTTTGTCTCCAACGCGGTGTATTCCGATCGCGAGCGTATGATCGATGCGAAGATGAAGGGTTTTCGCCGTACGATCGACGTCACGATGTGGGGCGCGTTTTACGGCGTGCGGGCGGCGTCCCAGCAGATGGTCAAGCAAGGCGGAGGCGGAGCGATTTGCGTCGTCAGTTCCCCACACGCGGTGATCCCGATTCCCACCGCGATGGCCTACAACATGGCCAAAGCCGCCATCGATCACATGGCTCGCACGGCGGCGATCGAACTAACCGAGCACAAGATCAACGTCAACATCGTGCATCCCGGTTGGATCGACACCCCCGGCGAACGCAAATTCTTCTCGGAAGAACAGATTCAAGAAGGTGCGAAAGGACTCCCCTGGGGGCGGCTCGGCCAACCCGAGGAAATCGCCAAAGCGGTCGCGTATGTGCTCAGTCCCGACGCCGAATACATGACCGGCAGCACCCTCACCATCGACGGCGGCGTCTCCCTCCCCTGGTGGAGCAACCGCGACGAAGGCGCGATGTAG
- a CDS encoding glycosyltransferase family 2 protein, protein MTDSTPNPSRLRRAASRLKSATMQHGLAVVPRGVGYVKRRVSASVKHRLGMTADAAPRRTLTSAEKIELQQRADSLRDAPSVQLIVLGDQSQKAAWKQTQRSLKQIIYPWLDIQTGHTPDQLLSGSNADFVGFVEIGDEVSPDALIEFAEAISENAECDLIYGDENRISKGNREHSPWHKPSWSPELLLSQNYLSRLTLMRTACVRKIGGPCAEAGAAWEYDLLLRVGEVARSVVRVPEIVYHRHDVHGSGDPMQTSDEMSRDARKVAKSALTRRYMTGTVEPTDLPNTHALHVRPQRRDRVSIVIPTRDRAGLLKACVESVLAETAYPNLEVIIADNDSCEAETLELFESWASDVRIRMVPVPGEFNFSRVVNAGVAASNSPYLVLLNNDMTIIAPNWLDVIVAWLDQSEVGIVGAKLNFPNDTIQHAGIIMRGDGPGPKPAFHHLKFQPHDAPGPFGMLKTTRNYSAVTGACLAVTRKVWDEVDGFDERLAVAYNDVDFCLSVREAGYRIVYSPQVELYHHESASRGTDKSDNPRWQREQQTMLNKWGEKLGRDPFYNPNLTLTNSQCGVRDFTKEPRTDRPQRRAA, encoded by the coding sequence ATGACGGATTCCACCCCAAACCCTAGCCGACTCCGGCGAGCCGCTTCGCGTCTCAAGTCGGCGACCATGCAACACGGACTTGCGGTCGTTCCCCGTGGTGTGGGTTATGTGAAGCGACGTGTTTCCGCCAGTGTCAAACATCGGTTGGGCATGACTGCCGACGCCGCACCGCGTCGCACACTCACATCCGCCGAAAAAATCGAACTGCAACAACGTGCCGACTCGCTCCGCGATGCACCGTCGGTGCAGTTGATCGTCTTGGGTGACCAATCTCAGAAGGCCGCTTGGAAGCAAACCCAGCGGTCTTTGAAACAGATCATCTATCCCTGGCTCGACATTCAAACCGGTCACACTCCCGATCAACTCTTGTCGGGGAGCAACGCGGATTTCGTCGGTTTTGTCGAGATCGGTGATGAAGTCTCGCCAGATGCACTCATCGAATTCGCGGAGGCGATCAGTGAGAATGCCGAGTGCGATCTAATCTACGGCGACGAAAACCGCATCAGCAAAGGCAATCGCGAACACAGTCCGTGGCACAAACCGAGTTGGTCGCCGGAACTACTGTTGTCACAGAATTACCTAAGTCGTTTGACACTCATGCGGACGGCTTGCGTGCGGAAAATCGGCGGCCCGTGTGCGGAAGCCGGAGCGGCGTGGGAATACGATTTGTTGTTGCGAGTTGGCGAGGTGGCACGTTCGGTCGTGCGTGTGCCGGAGATCGTTTATCACCGACATGACGTTCACGGCAGCGGCGATCCGATGCAAACTTCGGACGAGATGAGTCGGGATGCTCGAAAGGTTGCGAAGTCGGCACTCACCAGACGCTACATGACTGGTACTGTGGAGCCGACCGATCTGCCGAACACGCATGCGCTCCATGTGCGTCCGCAGCGACGCGATCGTGTGTCGATTGTCATTCCCACTCGTGATCGAGCCGGGTTGCTCAAGGCGTGTGTCGAAAGTGTGCTCGCGGAGACGGCTTATCCGAATCTCGAAGTCATTATCGCCGACAACGATAGCTGCGAAGCGGAAACGCTTGAGCTGTTCGAATCCTGGGCCAGCGATGTGCGAATCCGCATGGTGCCCGTGCCGGGGGAATTCAATTTCTCACGCGTGGTCAATGCGGGCGTGGCAGCGAGCAACAGCCCGTATCTGGTGCTGCTCAACAATGACATGACGATCATTGCCCCGAATTGGTTGGATGTGATTGTCGCGTGGTTGGATCAGTCGGAAGTCGGCATTGTCGGGGCGAAGTTGAATTTCCCGAACGATACCATTCAGCACGCCGGGATCATCATGCGAGGTGACGGACCGGGACCGAAACCGGCGTTTCACCATCTCAAATTCCAACCGCACGATGCCCCCGGTCCGTTCGGGATGCTGAAGACGACTCGCAATTACTCGGCCGTCACCGGGGCGTGTCTCGCCGTGACGCGGAAGGTCTGGGACGAAGTCGACGGGTTCGACGAACGTCTTGCGGTCGCCTACAACGATGTCGATTTCTGCTTGTCGGTGCGGGAAGCCGGTTATCGGATCGTCTACAGTCCGCAGGTGGAACTCTATCACCACGAATCCGCCTCACGCGGCACCGACAAATCCGACAATCCCCGTTGGCAACGTGAACAGCAAACCATGCTGAATAAGTGGGGCGAGAAACTCGGCCGCGATCCGTTCTACAATCCGAATCTGACGCTCACCAACTCTCAGTGCGGCGTGCGAGACTTCACCAAAGAACCCCGCACCGATCGCCCGCAACGACGAGCCGCGTGA
- a CDS encoding glycosyltransferase yields MIELTQWMESFAVHQKPWLILGKGPTFSEFKNVDASEYNTLSLNHVVRQTKVDVAHMIDADVAEDCADELYNNCQYLVMPWHPHVKNDPTSKTLADFVAEIPVLKKLDEENRLVWYNLSSAKPKDNSPTIQAKFFSAEAALNILGQAGVKKVRSLGVDGGRGYSGAFADLETKTMLANGHGSFDNQTAEINAISKKWGIDYAPLSEPMRVFVGTDESQMVATRVLEYSIRKFATRPVTVHPMLNLPIPKPKHHKNRGRTGFSFARFVIPELCGYRGRGLYTDADMQVFTDLAELWDIPFNEQRILCTNQPETPKAWQKPGQHFHPGRQMSVMLLDCERLDWKIDEIIKGMDDEKYTYQDLLFEMCIVPENEIADRIPPEWNCLEWWEKDVSKLTHYTVVPTQPWKNDENPLRHVWEEDYRAAVAAGAVDAKEVLSGIRAGHLKESLKDAFSQDAWEAAVAAMPEPVVEEPVAKAAPPAPMGIGRMKQLVGKAIRNPGKAINRILGRRAA; encoded by the coding sequence GTGATCGAATTGACCCAATGGATGGAATCGTTCGCCGTTCACCAGAAACCCTGGTTGATTCTCGGCAAAGGCCCGACTTTCTCGGAATTCAAGAACGTCGATGCCTCCGAATACAACACGCTGTCGCTGAATCACGTCGTTCGACAGACCAAAGTTGACGTCGCTCACATGATTGACGCCGACGTCGCGGAAGACTGTGCCGACGAACTTTACAACAATTGTCAATATCTGGTCATGCCTTGGCATCCGCATGTCAAAAATGATCCGACTTCGAAAACCCTGGCCGACTTCGTTGCCGAAATCCCGGTTCTGAAGAAACTCGACGAAGAAAACCGGCTCGTCTGGTACAACCTTTCGTCCGCGAAACCGAAGGACAACTCGCCGACGATTCAGGCGAAATTCTTCAGTGCCGAAGCGGCGTTGAATATCCTCGGCCAAGCCGGTGTGAAGAAAGTTCGCTCGCTGGGTGTCGACGGCGGACGCGGTTACAGCGGTGCATTTGCCGATCTCGAAACCAAGACGATGCTCGCCAACGGACACGGCAGCTTCGACAACCAAACCGCCGAGATCAACGCGATTTCAAAGAAATGGGGCATCGATTACGCTCCGCTGTCCGAACCGATGCGGGTGTTTGTCGGCACCGATGAATCGCAAATGGTCGCCACGCGGGTGTTGGAATACTCCATCCGCAAGTTCGCCACGCGACCGGTCACGGTGCATCCGATGCTCAACCTGCCGATCCCGAAACCCAAGCATCACAAGAACCGCGGCCGCACCGGTTTTTCGTTCGCTCGCTTCGTGATTCCGGAACTCTGTGGGTATCGCGGTCGGGGTCTCTACACCGATGCGGACATGCAAGTCTTCACCGACTTGGCAGAATTGTGGGACATCCCGTTCAACGAACAACGCATCCTTTGCACCAACCAACCGGAAACGCCGAAGGCTTGGCAGAAACCGGGTCAGCACTTCCATCCCGGTCGTCAAATGAGCGTGATGTTGCTCGACTGCGAACGCTTGGATTGGAAGATCGATGAGATCATCAAGGGCATGGATGACGAGAAATACACTTATCAAGATTTGCTCTTTGAGATGTGTATTGTCCCCGAAAATGAAATCGCCGACCGCATTCCGCCAGAGTGGAATTGCTTGGAGTGGTGGGAAAAAGACGTCAGTAAACTGACGCACTACACCGTCGTGCCAACGCAGCCGTGGAAGAACGACGAAAACCCGCTGCGTCACGTCTGGGAAGAAGATTACCGAGCCGCCGTTGCTGCGGGTGCGGTCGATGCGAAGGAAGTTCTTTCCGGAATTCGCGCAGGCCACTTGAAGGAATCGCTCAAAGACGCCTTCAGTCAAGACGCCTGGGAAGCCGCTGTCGCTGCCATGCCGGAACCCGTGGTCGAGGAGCCAGTCGCGAAAGCTGCTCCGCCGGCACCGATGGGCATCGGTCGGATGAAGCAACTCGTTGGCAAAGCGATTCGCAATCCTGGCAAAGCGATCAACCGGATTCTCGGTCGCCGCGCTGCCTAA